One region of Peribacillus simplex genomic DNA includes:
- a CDS encoding helix-turn-helix domain-containing protein, whose protein sequence is MILNRLTALRKGKRWSLQYTADRLGIAKSTYAGYESGHRRPSLETINLLAGLYETSTDYILGRVDYPVFQSGNVSTESNQIMELTDFPNMELAVDGTSLSEEEMIQFIAFIRSKRELEVNRNKQNEATRHCAEI, encoded by the coding sequence ATGATTTTAAATAGATTAACTGCATTAAGGAAGGGCAAAAGATGGTCTTTACAATATACGGCTGATAGACTCGGAATCGCCAAGAGTACCTATGCAGGTTACGAATCGGGGCACCGCCGCCCTTCATTAGAAACAATTAATTTATTAGCCGGCTTATATGAAACATCCACCGATTACATTCTAGGTAGAGTAGATTATCCAGTTTTTCAGTCTGGAAATGTTTCCACAGAGTCCAACCAAATCATGGAATTAACGGATTTCCCAAACATGGAGCTAGCTGTCGATGGAACCTCTCTTTCTGAAGAAGAAATGATTCAATTTATTGCTTTTATTAGATCTAAGCGAGAATTGGAAGTAAATCGCAATAAACAAAATGAAGCAACAAGACATTGTGCTGAAATCTGA
- a CDS encoding DinB family protein, with protein MDVKTLLLQQWASCLDEEDWFPPLEKVLEDITFEQAIWKPADRAMNSIWELVCHLLFYEKRFLMRFLGETANEPQAENNEYTFRLPTETLENWKETKQEYFYVHRELGKMLAKSEHEDLYRQIPGEDNSLVLELKSLAMHDAYHIGQIVFLSKMQGAWAGKRSF; from the coding sequence ATGGATGTAAAGACCCTTTTGTTACAACAATGGGCAAGCTGCTTAGATGAAGAAGACTGGTTTCCACCACTTGAAAAAGTGCTAGAGGATATCACTTTTGAACAGGCAATTTGGAAACCAGCTGATCGGGCAATGAATTCCATTTGGGAATTAGTTTGTCATTTACTTTTCTATGAAAAGAGATTTCTGATGCGATTTCTTGGTGAAACAGCGAATGAACCACAGGCAGAAAATAATGAATATACATTTCGATTACCAACTGAGACGTTAGAAAATTGGAAGGAAACAAAACAAGAGTACTTTTATGTTCATCGTGAACTTGGAAAAATGCTAGCAAAATCAGAACATGAAGATTTGTATAGACAGATTCCAGGAGAAGATAATTCATTAGTGCTTGAACTGAAGAGTTTAGCAATGCACGACGCATATCATATTGGGCAAATTGTATTCCTCAGTAAAATGCAAGGAGCTTGGGCAGGGAAACGCAGCTTTTAA
- the mmuM gene encoding homocysteine S-methyltransferase encodes MKNKINPIDAILREHSVMILDGALATELERYGCDLDDPLWSARVLLENPEVIYRVHTDYFRAGADCAITASYQATVEGFSLRGIQEKEALKLIQKTVFLARRARDDFWKEETQTNRPKPLVSASVGPYGAYLADGSEYVGNYGVSDETLAEFHRIRISALIEAGADLLAFETIPSLQEAKVLNSLLKDYPEVYAWLSFSLKNEKAISDGTLLEDCAKFFEDSEQIAAIGINCAPVSVVTDAIKVLSANTKKPIIVYPNSGETYDPQTKTWHGQESCNTLEQKSEEWHHAGARLIGGCCRTAPHHIEEISRKWRPSEVVSS; translated from the coding sequence TTGAAGAATAAAATTAACCCAATTGACGCTATTTTACGAGAACATTCAGTCATGATTCTGGACGGAGCTTTAGCTACAGAGCTTGAGCGGTATGGGTGTGATTTGGACGATCCGCTGTGGTCTGCCCGTGTATTACTTGAAAATCCAGAGGTGATTTATCGGGTTCACACTGACTATTTCCGTGCAGGAGCGGACTGTGCGATAACTGCGAGCTACCAAGCTACTGTTGAAGGTTTCTCCCTGCGTGGAATACAAGAAAAAGAGGCCCTGAAGTTAATTCAGAAAACGGTGTTTCTCGCAAGAAGAGCGAGAGATGATTTTTGGAAGGAAGAGACGCAAACGAATAGACCTAAGCCATTGGTTTCTGCATCAGTAGGACCCTATGGGGCTTACCTCGCTGATGGTTCAGAATATGTAGGAAACTATGGTGTTTCAGATGAAACTTTAGCAGAATTTCATCGAATAAGAATATCAGCTTTGATTGAAGCAGGTGCTGACCTTTTAGCATTTGAAACGATTCCATCCCTGCAAGAAGCAAAAGTATTGAATTCATTATTGAAAGATTATCCAGAAGTATATGCTTGGTTATCCTTTTCTTTGAAAAATGAGAAAGCAATAAGTGACGGTACATTGCTGGAGGATTGTGCAAAGTTCTTTGAGGACAGTGAGCAAATTGCTGCGATCGGTATTAACTGTGCACCAGTATCAGTTGTCACGGACGCCATCAAGGTGTTAAGTGCGAACACAAAAAAACCAATTATAGTTTATCCGAATTCTGGTGAAACCTATGATCCACAAACTAAAACATGGCATGGTCAAGAATCATGTAACACGCTCGAACAAAAATCTGAAGAATGGCACCATGCTGGGGCACGTTTAATCGGAGGATGCTGCAGAACGGCACCTCATCATATTGAAGAGATTTCAAGAAAGTGGCGACCTTCCGAAGTGGTATCCTCATAG
- the mmuP gene encoding S-methylmethionine permease: MENKRKHEFQREMKARHLIMLSLGGVIGTGLFLSTGYTIQQAGPFGTILSYLIGALVVYLVMLCLGELAVHMPETGAFHSYAAKYIGPGTGYTVAWLYWLTWTVALGSEFTAAGLLMQRWYPSINVWIWSALFAILVFGLNALTVKFFAESEFWFASIKVIAIVIFIILGVAAMVGSIPMNNSQSAPLFSNFISAGLFPNGAFAIIMTMLAVNFAFSGTELIGIAAGETVNPEKTIPKAIRLTLWRLIIFFVGTIVVLSALLPISDAGVLESPFVAVLERIGVPYAADIMNFVILTAILSAANSGLYASSRMLWSLADKKTISPIFAILTKRGVPIYAVIFSMLGGGLALFSSVIAPDTVYIVLVSISGLAVVVVWMSISASQFLFRRRFIKEGNSVNDLAYRTPLYPLVPIISFMLCLASCIGIAFDPTQRIALYCGIPFILFCYGSYYVTQTSKKRGVDLEE; encoded by the coding sequence ATGGAGAACAAAAGGAAGCATGAATTTCAACGGGAAATGAAAGCACGGCATTTAATCATGCTATCGCTTGGGGGGGTGATTGGAACTGGTTTATTCTTAAGTACGGGTTATACGATTCAACAGGCTGGCCCGTTTGGCACTATCCTTTCGTATCTGATAGGGGCACTAGTGGTTTATCTTGTCATGCTATGTTTAGGTGAACTGGCAGTACATATGCCCGAGACAGGTGCGTTTCATAGCTATGCAGCCAAATACATTGGACCTGGGACAGGTTATACAGTAGCCTGGTTGTATTGGCTAACTTGGACTGTTGCGCTAGGTTCGGAATTCACGGCCGCTGGATTGTTGATGCAGCGATGGTATCCATCAATCAATGTCTGGATTTGGAGTGCTCTATTTGCCATTTTGGTTTTTGGATTAAATGCGCTGACTGTCAAGTTTTTCGCTGAATCTGAATTTTGGTTTGCGTCAATAAAGGTAATTGCGATCGTGATATTTATTATTTTGGGAGTTGCTGCAATGGTAGGTTCTATACCAATGAATAACTCTCAATCAGCACCGCTATTTTCGAATTTTATAAGTGCAGGGTTATTTCCTAATGGTGCTTTTGCCATTATCATGACGATGCTTGCGGTGAATTTTGCATTTTCTGGAACTGAATTAATCGGAATTGCAGCTGGAGAAACTGTGAATCCAGAAAAAACGATACCAAAGGCAATTCGTCTGACATTGTGGAGATTGATTATCTTTTTTGTAGGAACCATCGTTGTATTATCTGCATTATTGCCTATTTCGGATGCAGGCGTATTAGAAAGCCCCTTTGTGGCCGTTCTTGAACGAATTGGAGTGCCATATGCAGCGGATATTATGAACTTTGTTATTTTAACTGCCATTTTGTCTGCTGCAAACTCAGGTCTATATGCCTCTTCCAGAATGCTTTGGTCACTTGCAGATAAGAAAACCATATCACCAATATTCGCAATATTAACAAAACGAGGTGTTCCGATATATGCAGTCATTTTCAGTATGTTGGGCGGTGGTTTAGCCCTGTTCTCTAGTGTTATTGCACCGGATACTGTATATATAGTGCTTGTGTCCATTTCGGGTCTGGCCGTGGTTGTAGTTTGGATGAGTATTAGCGCTTCACAGTTCCTATTTCGGAGACGATTTATAAAAGAAGGAAATTCAGTAAATGACTTGGCTTATCGTACACCATTATATCCGCTTGTACCAATCATTTCTTTCATGCTTTGTCTTGCTTCTTGTATAGGAATTGCATTTGATCCTACACAACGGATTGCGCTTTATTGCGGTATTCCATTTATTTTGTTTTGCTATGGAAGTTATTATGTAACACAAACTTCAAAGAAAAGAGGCGTAGATCTTGAAGAATAA
- a CDS encoding flavin reductase family protein, translated as MISVNPESLTERDNYKFLTGSIIPRPIALVTTQSETGTINIAPFSFFNIVSSNPPMISISVQRKEGVSKDTARNAIQTGEFVVHITDENNVADANRTAKELPSDESELGLTNFTPAVSDKVSVPGLQEAKVRFECILEHAIQLAGSQNKPGCDLLIGKIVCYHIEQDIYHNGRIDQNGLKPVARLAGHTYTKLGELFELERP; from the coding sequence ATGATTTCTGTTAATCCTGAAAGTCTTACTGAACGGGATAATTATAAGTTTTTGACTGGAAGCATTATACCGAGACCTATAGCCTTGGTTACGACACAATCCGAAACCGGTACAATCAATATAGCGCCGTTCAGCTTTTTTAACATAGTCAGTTCAAATCCTCCGATGATTTCCATTTCTGTTCAACGGAAAGAAGGAGTTTCAAAGGACACGGCCCGAAATGCAATTCAAACAGGTGAATTCGTTGTTCATATCACTGATGAGAATAATGTAGCTGATGCAAATCGAACGGCGAAGGAACTCCCATCTGACGAAAGTGAATTGGGTCTTACCAATTTCACGCCGGCTGTCAGTGATAAGGTATCCGTACCAGGATTGCAAGAAGCAAAGGTACGCTTTGAGTGCATATTAGAGCATGCGATACAATTGGCAGGTTCCCAGAATAAACCCGGTTGTGATTTATTGATAGGGAAAATAGTCTGCTATCATATAGAGCAAGATATTTACCATAATGGCCGAATTGACCAGAATGGACTAAAACCTGTCGCAAGATTAGCGGGTCATACTTATACAAAACTAGGAGAATTATTTGAATTGGAACGTCCTTAA
- a CDS encoding alpha/beta hydrolase: MKHIFQKGSNPEAPLLLLLHGTGGTETDLLPLAEMVSPGSSVLSVRGNVLENGMPRFFRRLSEGVFDEEDLIFRTKELYDFLESASKKYDFDRERVVALGYSNGANIAASLLFHFEGALQGAILHHPMVPRRGIALPSLSDIPVFIAAGKNDPICPAAETDELNQLLLQAGATVDVQWENYGHQLTRSEVEAAGSWFQKNFL, encoded by the coding sequence ATGAAGCATATTTTTCAAAAAGGAAGTAATCCAGAAGCGCCATTGCTTTTGCTTTTACATGGCACTGGAGGAACGGAAACAGATCTCCTGCCATTAGCGGAAATGGTTTCACCGGGATCATCTGTATTGAGCGTACGGGGAAATGTACTTGAAAACGGAATGCCTCGTTTTTTCCGCCGGTTATCCGAAGGGGTTTTTGATGAAGAAGATTTGATCTTTCGTACGAAGGAGCTTTATGACTTCTTGGAATCAGCGTCCAAAAAATATGACTTCGACCGTGAAAGAGTGGTAGCATTAGGTTATTCCAATGGTGCAAATATAGCGGCAAGTTTGCTGTTCCATTTCGAAGGGGCATTACAAGGGGCGATTCTTCATCATCCCATGGTGCCTAGACGAGGGATTGCTTTGCCGTCCCTTTCGGATATACCTGTATTTATTGCTGCAGGTAAAAACGATCCGATTTGCCCGGCAGCAGAAACTGATGAACTTAATCAACTTTTACTGCAAGCTGGTGCTACAGTGGATGTTCAATGGGAAAATTACGGACATCAGTTAACACGTTCAGAGGTTGAGGCAGCGGGTTCATGGTTTCAAAAGAACTTTTTATAA
- a CDS encoding ring-cleaving dioxygenase, translated as MQKKTAGIHHITAIVGNPQENVDFYAGVLGMRMVKKTVNFDDPGTYHLYFGDESGSPGTIITFFPWPAAYQGKIGSGQVGITTYAVPEGSMDFWEMRLNRFNIVFEKVSRFGEEYLEFQDPHGLQLELVERKEGKNSEWSFGGVPASKAVKGFGGAVLLTSKPIKTMELLEKVMGLQKIGEEGDYIRFKSTSDIGNLIDVKKTVLPNGNIGVGTVHHLAWRAIDNEDHKEWREHIANHGYGVTPFTDRQYFDAIYFREDGGILFEVATDPPGFAHDETKETMGSKLMLPPWLEEKRGIMEKTLLPAVQRVLEEDK; from the coding sequence ATGCAAAAGAAAACCGCGGGAATACATCATATAACAGCAATTGTAGGCAATCCTCAAGAGAATGTGGATTTTTATGCTGGAGTATTGGGAATGCGCATGGTCAAGAAAACCGTCAATTTTGATGACCCAGGAACCTATCATTTATATTTTGGGGATGAATCAGGTTCACCAGGGACCATCATCACTTTCTTTCCCTGGCCTGCGGCATACCAAGGGAAAATTGGCTCTGGACAAGTGGGGATTACAACATATGCGGTTCCGGAAGGTTCAATGGATTTCTGGGAAATGCGGTTGAACAGGTTTAATATAGTATTCGAGAAAGTTTCCCGTTTTGGAGAGGAATATCTGGAATTTCAAGATCCACATGGTTTGCAACTTGAACTGGTTGAGCGTAAAGAAGGGAAAAATAGCGAGTGGTCATTCGGCGGTGTACCAGCTTCCAAGGCGGTCAAGGGATTCGGCGGTGCCGTATTATTGACGTCTAAACCGATCAAAACGATGGAACTATTAGAGAAAGTGATGGGCCTGCAAAAAATTGGGGAAGAGGGCGATTACATCCGCTTCAAATCCACATCGGACATCGGAAATTTGATAGATGTTAAAAAAACGGTTTTGCCAAATGGGAACATCGGAGTGGGAACTGTCCATCATCTTGCATGGCGTGCAATCGATAATGAAGATCATAAAGAATGGAGGGAGCATATCGCCAACCATGGCTATGGTGTGACACCCTTTACAGACCGTCAATACTTCGATGCCATTTATTTCAGGGAAGATGGAGGCATACTTTTTGAAGTTGCCACAGATCCACCTGGCTTCGCTCATGATGAAACGAAGGAAACGATGGGTAGTAAATTAATGCTGCCGCCATGGCTTGAAGAAAAAAGGGGAATCATGGAGAAAACGTTACTGCCGGCAGTGCAGAGAGTACTTGAGGAGGATAAATGA
- a CDS encoding ring-cleaving dioxygenase translates to MELKGLHHVSAITAKAGNNFEFYTKVLGMRLIKKTVNQDDVRVYHLFYGDQIGSPGTELTFFEIPNAARTHEGNNSISEISLRVRDDRALEYWKKRFVECNVEHDEISTRFKRKVLSFKDPEGQRLLLVSDQGSNGIQAGVPWDGSPVPQEFSIIGLGPVKLTVPNIDQTQSVLTEVLGFRKSGTYPSSLRGQNPIVVYETGEGGTGAEIHIEERKDIPRERLGRGGVHHVAFRVDNEGELRKWIEKIRESNFVNSGYVDRFYFRSLYFREPNGILFELATDGPGFTVDEAEQHLGENLALPPFLESKRQDIESNLKPLNTKSTN, encoded by the coding sequence ATGGAATTAAAAGGATTACATCATGTTTCAGCGATTACAGCTAAAGCGGGAAACAACTTTGAATTCTATACGAAAGTGTTAGGGATGCGATTAATCAAAAAAACGGTGAATCAAGATGATGTTCGTGTGTATCACTTATTTTATGGAGATCAAATTGGGTCACCGGGTACAGAACTGACGTTTTTTGAAATTCCCAATGCCGCCCGCACTCACGAAGGAAACAATAGCATTTCAGAAATTTCTTTAAGGGTTAGGGATGATAGAGCACTTGAATATTGGAAAAAACGGTTTGTAGAATGCAATGTTGAGCATGATGAAATATCGACCCGTTTTAAAAGAAAGGTGCTTTCTTTTAAAGATCCTGAGGGGCAAAGGCTTCTTCTGGTTTCCGATCAGGGTAGTAACGGAATTCAAGCAGGTGTACCATGGGATGGAAGCCCGGTACCGCAAGAGTTTTCCATCATTGGATTAGGACCAGTAAAACTCACTGTACCCAATATTGACCAGACACAAAGCGTTCTAACGGAGGTGTTGGGATTCCGGAAATCAGGAACATACCCATCTTCTTTAAGGGGGCAAAATCCGATTGTCGTTTACGAGACAGGTGAGGGTGGAACAGGAGCGGAAATCCATATTGAAGAGAGGAAGGATATCCCTCGAGAACGATTGGGGAGGGGCGGAGTGCACCATGTTGCCTTTCGGGTGGATAATGAAGGGGAACTGAGAAAATGGATAGAAAAAATTAGAGAATCGAATTTTGTGAACTCGGGTTATGTAGACCGCTTTTATTTTCGTTCCCTCTATTTCAGGGAGCCGAATGGCATCTTATTTGAACTAGCGACAGATGGACCTGGTTTTACTGTGGATGAAGCAGAGCAGCATCTAGGTGAAAACCTTGCCTTACCACCTTTTTTAGAATCGAAAAGACAGGATATTGAATCGAATTTAAAACCGCTAAATACAAAATCAACAAATTAA
- a CDS encoding alpha/beta fold hydrolase yields the protein MSKRKVPKNQSEPISKWKHFLDIPNQPMPEIGLTSKKEVWKKNKSTLWYYPSAQKKYDVPVFLIYSLINTPLILDLSPGNSLIESFVNEGFDVYLLDFGSPGFEDGEISIEDYIVDYIQKGVQRALRHSGASEITVMGFCLGGTLAAIYAAIADEPIKNLILSVTPVDFSASEFYDQWQEALKEGTVDFDETIDIYQTIPASAVKYGIRLITSPIYISPYLSLLNKADDVEYVQNWRRFNAWTNGHVPLSGAAAKQITKDLLMKNRLVNGGFKVRGKKAKLSKIDASVLVTANKYDRLVPQEMIYPVMEHLTCKDKTYRLLKSGHASKQYSGKLPYYLKEWLPGRSSPIK from the coding sequence ATGTCTAAACGGAAAGTGCCGAAAAATCAGTCCGAACCCATATCTAAATGGAAACATTTTTTGGATATTCCCAATCAGCCTATGCCTGAAATTGGTCTGACGTCGAAAAAAGAGGTGTGGAAAAAAAACAAATCAACGCTCTGGTATTATCCGTCGGCACAAAAAAAATATGATGTGCCGGTTTTTCTTATATATTCACTAATCAATACTCCATTGATTCTTGATTTGTCCCCAGGGAATAGTTTAATAGAATCTTTTGTAAATGAAGGTTTTGATGTATATTTGCTTGATTTCGGAAGCCCGGGTTTTGAAGATGGCGAGATATCGATCGAAGATTATATCGTCGATTATATTCAAAAAGGAGTGCAGCGTGCATTACGTCACTCTGGAGCATCAGAAATTACAGTTATGGGGTTTTGTCTCGGCGGTACGTTAGCCGCAATATATGCTGCCATTGCCGACGAGCCGATCAAGAATTTGATCCTCTCCGTTACACCGGTAGATTTCAGCGCCTCAGAATTTTATGATCAATGGCAGGAAGCATTAAAAGAAGGGACCGTGGATTTTGACGAGACGATTGATATTTATCAAACGATCCCAGCGAGTGCAGTTAAATATGGAATCCGTTTAATTACATCTCCTATATATATATCACCCTATTTATCTTTATTGAATAAAGCGGATGATGTTGAATACGTTCAAAATTGGCGCCGTTTCAACGCGTGGACCAATGGGCATGTGCCATTATCCGGAGCAGCTGCAAAACAAATAACGAAGGATCTTTTGATGAAAAATCGCTTGGTTAATGGTGGTTTTAAGGTTAGGGGGAAAAAGGCGAAGCTTTCGAAAATTGATGCTAGTGTTTTGGTCACAGCAAATAAGTATGATCGTTTGGTCCCTCAGGAGATGATTTATCCGGTAATGGAGCATCTAACATGTAAGGATAAGACATACAGACTACTGAAAAGTGGACATGCATCCAAACAATATTCAGGTAAACTCCCATATTATTTGAAGGAATGGCTACCGGGGCGTTCTTCACCAATTAAATAA
- a CDS encoding SDR family oxidoreductase, with translation MFDLTNKTAIITGGGRGLGKQIAMALGEAGANIAIASRNLPVCKEVCEHLQSMGVNAIAFECDITNESDIDRVVQETVAHFGTIDILVNNSGTSWSGPFVDLPKDKWEKVLNVNVTGTFLFSQAVAKVMIQQNSGKIINIASVTGLGGTFPEVLDTIAYNTSKGAVITMTKDLGVKLARYGIQVNAIAPGFFPTKITKGILEKSNYDILGNTPARRFGNEDDLKGAAVFLASQASDYMVGHVLIVDGGTSALV, from the coding sequence ATGTTCGATTTGACTAATAAAACGGCAATCATTACCGGAGGCGGAAGAGGTTTGGGCAAACAGATTGCTATGGCTTTGGGGGAGGCTGGCGCTAATATAGCCATTGCTTCACGAAATCTTCCTGTATGTAAGGAAGTATGTGAACACTTGCAATCAATGGGTGTTAATGCCATTGCCTTTGAATGTGATATAACGAATGAGAGTGACATTGATCGTGTGGTACAGGAAACGGTTGCTCACTTCGGTACGATTGATATTCTTGTCAATAATAGCGGCACGTCCTGGTCAGGTCCGTTTGTGGATCTTCCCAAGGATAAGTGGGAAAAAGTATTGAATGTAAATGTTACAGGTACATTCTTGTTTTCACAGGCTGTAGCGAAGGTTATGATACAGCAAAATTCCGGGAAAATCATTAATATCGCATCCGTGACAGGTCTTGGCGGTACGTTTCCTGAGGTATTGGATACCATAGCTTATAACACCAGTAAGGGTGCCGTCATTACAATGACTAAAGATTTAGGAGTTAAACTTGCTAGATACGGCATCCAGGTCAATGCGATAGCACCTGGATTTTTCCCGACCAAAATCACAAAGGGAATTCTTGAGAAATCCAATTATGACATATTAGGTAATACTCCGGCTCGCAGGTTTGGCAATGAAGATGATTTAAAGGGAGCCGCCGTATTTTTAGCCTCACAGGCTTCTGACTATATGGTTGGTCATGTTTTGATCGTTGACGGGGGAACATCGGCATTAGTATAA
- a CDS encoding OsmC family protein — protein MTIHHFHLTAEWPGGRNDIGIIQSGNLQTQISIPTEMEGPGIGTNPDEMLLGAASTCYIITFAAMLERAHIKKASLTMQSEAIVDVTNGVFTYKKIIHRPTLVLAPDTTEKAAEKARKLAEKAEASCMISRAIKGNVAVELNAAISIAQHP, from the coding sequence ATGACCATACATCACTTTCATTTAACAGCAGAATGGCCCGGCGGTAGAAATGATATCGGCATTATTCAATCAGGGAATCTTCAAACACAGATAAGTATCCCTACGGAAATGGAGGGACCAGGGATCGGCACAAATCCCGATGAAATGCTGCTTGGAGCGGCCTCGACCTGCTATATCATTACCTTTGCTGCCATGTTAGAGCGAGCCCATATAAAAAAGGCCAGCTTGACCATGCAATCGGAAGCTATAGTGGATGTTACGAATGGTGTATTCACCTACAAGAAGATCATTCATCGCCCTACACTTGTATTAGCACCGGATACAACTGAAAAAGCGGCTGAAAAGGCAAGAAAGCTTGCTGAAAAAGCTGAAGCTTCTTGTATGATTTCAAGAGCGATCAAAGGTAATGTAGCTGTAGAATTGAACGCGGCAATTTCCATTGCACAACATCCTTGA
- the ltrA gene encoding group II intron reverse transcriptase/maturase codes for MLMEQILERENLIQALKRVERNKGSHGVDGMRVQNLRPHLATEWYNMKTALLQGTYQPQPVRRIEIPKPNGGVRLLGIPTVLDRFIQQAIAQILTKIYDSTFSENSYGFRPNKQGHQAVRKAKSYITEGYTWVVDMDLEKFFDKVNHDKLMGMLERKIEDKRVLKLIRNFLQAGIMIGGLFHKSEEGTPQGGPLSPLLSNIMLDDLDKELEKRNLRFVRYADDSTIFVKTRKAAKRAMGNISRFIENKLKLKVNYEKSKYDRPWNRTFLGFSFTKSKKNPKVLLAKQTMKRVKKRIREMTSRKLPIPMELRINKLKQYLRGWMGYFALIDTPNVLKNLDSWIRRRLRMCLWKQWKLPRTRVRKLKGLGVPFGKAYEWGNSRKGYWRIAHSPILDKTLNNVYWLHHGLVNLYERYTKLRQT; via the coding sequence ATGTTAATGGAACAGATATTAGAGAGGGAAAACTTAATACAGGCATTGAAGCGTGTAGAAAGAAATAAGGGAAGCCATGGTGTAGATGGAATGCGCGTTCAAAACCTGAGACCGCACCTCGCAACCGAATGGTACAACATGAAAACAGCCCTTTTACAGGGTACCTATCAACCGCAGCCCGTCCGTCGTATCGAAATCCCGAAACCAAACGGCGGAGTTCGGCTTTTGGGTATTCCAACCGTTCTAGACCGTTTCATTCAACAAGCCATTGCCCAAATATTGACCAAGATATATGACTCAACCTTTTCGGAGAATAGCTATGGATTTCGCCCTAACAAACAAGGGCACCAGGCGGTTCGAAAGGCAAAGTCCTATATAACCGAAGGTTATACATGGGTAGTGGATATGGATTTGGAGAAGTTCTTCGATAAAGTGAATCATGACAAGCTCATGGGAATGTTAGAGCGGAAAATTGAAGATAAACGAGTTCTCAAACTGATTCGTAATTTCCTTCAAGCAGGCATTATGATAGGCGGACTTTTTCATAAAAGTGAGGAGGGAACTCCGCAAGGAGGTCCGTTAAGTCCTTTATTATCTAATATCATGTTAGACGATTTAGATAAAGAACTAGAGAAACGCAATCTTCGATTCGTAAGGTATGCGGATGACAGTACTATCTTTGTGAAGACACGAAAAGCCGCCAAACGTGCAATGGGAAATATCTCAAGATTCATTGAAAATAAACTGAAGCTAAAGGTCAACTACGAGAAGTCGAAGTATGATCGCCCTTGGAACAGAACGTTTCTCGGTTTTAGTTTCACGAAGTCAAAGAAGAACCCGAAGGTTCTACTGGCTAAACAAACGATGAAGAGGGTAAAGAAACGAATCAGGGAAATGACCTCGAGAAAATTACCGATACCCATGGAACTCCGAATAAATAAGTTAAAGCAATACCTTAGAGGTTGGATGGGGTATTTCGCCCTCATTGATACTCCGAACGTATTGAAGAATTTAGATTCATGGATTCGAAGAAGACTCAGGATGTGCCTATGGAAGCAATGGAAATTGCCAAGAACGAGGGTGAGGAAACTCAAAGGATTAGGCGTCCCATTTGGAAAAGCATATGAATGGGGAAATAGCAGAAAGGGTTATTGGCGCATAGCGCATAGTCCTATTCTAGACAAAACCCTTAATAATGTTTATTGGCTCCATCATGGGTTAGTAAATCTATATGAACGATATACAAAACTACGTCAGACTTAA
- a CDS encoding YkuS family protein, which produces MSKIGVEESLTNIQEALREKGFDVVEIKQEADAKNVDCCVVTGLDTNVMGISDTSLKASIIEANGLSADEVCREVENKVNAIQ; this is translated from the coding sequence ATGTCAAAAATCGGTGTTGAAGAATCATTAACGAATATTCAGGAAGCACTTCGTGAAAAAGGTTTTGATGTTGTGGAGATTAAACAAGAAGCTGACGCAAAAAACGTGGATTGTTGTGTGGTAACAGGATTGGATACTAATGTGATGGGAATTAGCGATACTTCATTAAAAGCGTCTATCATTGAGGCAAATGGTTTATCGGCTGATGAAGTGTGCCGCGAGGTTGAAAATAAAGTTAACGCAATTCAATAG
- a CDS encoding YuzL family protein produces MNGKNKKDASQTRLGSSQVEGQGTTTKETGSFTQPSSLKKQKRS; encoded by the coding sequence ATGAATGGAAAAAACAAGAAAGATGCATCACAAACTCGTTTAGGTTCTTCTCAGGTTGAGGGGCAAGGTACCACTACAAAAGAAACCGGGTCCTTCACTCAACCATCTTCACTTAAAAAGCAAAAGCGTTCATGA